The DNA window TCCCATACAGCACCTCAGAAACTTGCTTGGTTTCCTTTGGTATCactgtttagtgttttttgtcttatttaGTTTCAGGGGCATCAGACATCAACCAGCCACAGTATCGCTGCAGTAATGGAACACTTTCCCTGCGCTTTTCACTCATCCGATACTCAAATCTGCACCTGGAAGGTGCGTTTGATTTGTCAatctacagtatgtttttttatgacagtaGTTGTCAGGGAATCCATGTTTctccaaacctttttttccacagatggCGCTCAATTGTTGTCACTGCCTGACAAGTGTCACCGATCTATTCATATTCCTTATACTGGCTGCTGCACAGCAATACAGgtaaaatgttcatttcattGTCCAGGCTTAGCCACATTATACATTATCATCTTTCATTTAATTAGTTATTCAACCAAAATCTGCAAGAGTCAGCAGTATGCTCCAGGTGTCATCCCTTTTTTTTGATGAGATTTTTGGGAAATTGATGCGTGGGAACAATGAAGCCTTAAAGTGGTAATCTCGAAGAGTTCCAAAAGAGGCAATTGTCACCTGTGTGACGTCATGCCTCTATAACAAGGCCACATGAAAGCAAAAAGGGATGGGGTTTTCCAAGACAGTACTTGCTTATTAGACTCTTACTGTTAACTGAACAACAATTGATTGCTATGGAATTAATGTTATGAATGTAGGGTTGGGCAATGTCTACATTTCTACATTGAAACATCATTATGGACAATTAGATGTTTGGTTATGAATTTGAGGCAGCTATCCCCTCAATGTTGTCGTAAGGCAGCTGTTGCATAGTAGCTCACCACTGTAGCTGCCGCCGTATCCCACCAGTActctgacatgaatctccaGCTGTTTCACCCTGCAGAGAAAACGATCTTGCTTAACCACCGACATACATTCCTGTCCTGTGGACACATGCATGAAAAGACATTGgccaaaaaaatcaaggaagCTAGGCTAAGAAAACGGTGTACAAACGGCAGccagcaggaaaagaaacactgtcAAAAATTTTATAAAGTGTCTTGGGCTGGACTAACTGATCTGGAAAGCTGACACCGACTGTACATCTTTGGTATTACAGCAAGTGGGCCAATTGCTCAATCATCATTGTGTACCTCATTCATGGATGATGActtaacagatatttatttatttatttatttatttatctgaaaatgttcaatattaACCCCTTTAAGGGATTAGGATGCagattttcagcattttccttAGTGTCAGGAAATCTCATATGACCAAAATCAACAAGTCCTTCAAATATTGAATTCTTCAATGCCATGGTGCTCCAGTGTTGTCAGAAAgccttccttccttcatgtTCTGTACACAATCCTATGCATACTCTCTGACTGTTGGAATTGTACACTAGAGTAATTTCTAGTATTTATCCCCTGCTGAAAGTGGTGTTTCTACATTACATCTCTCTTGGAGTATGTGCCCAGCTGTTTTGGCAAATCATCATTCCTTCATAAAAGGGAacttttaaatttgtttattgCTTTTCTAAGAATATTATTCCGTGTGGTCCGTGTTATTCCCAGTGGTCCACATGCGTGGTAAGGGAGTACTACTAgcacattgttggttttggtctttttatagGATTTACACCAGGCCGACCcttgttttaaattaatgtatCGTACCATTGACGACAGTGTTGTCTATTCCTAGAGTGGAGATGGAATTGGCTCCTGGCCGTGGAAACTGCATTACTTCGACCGTCTACTGCAGGAGAACATTACAGGCATGGCTGTCTGCGAGAAGACAGCAATGTCACCACGAGCAGCGTCTCCACTGGTGACTTGTAGAGGAGAGAGTGTGACTGTGAAGCTGCCTCGTGATGCAGAAATGAAGAAGGTGAAAAGACATGGTAAGGATGACATGGTTTGGGGCATGCAAACCCCATAGTGAGGCTGATGGCTCTAATGCAAACATCAACCTGTCAAACCCTGAACAAAACCATCAATGTGAATAAACTGACTGTTGATTAGAAGCTTTCTATTGCTCGAAACACAATTGTGTAGTTGTTTCTAAGGGatctgaatttgctttttttggcAGAGTTTCTGACTAACCAAGGATATTCGTTGAGAAAATGGAGGACCCCTACTGCATTGTTTCTGGAGATGTCAAAGTTGCCAGACAGGGTGAGTGAGATGCAAAAGAAGTTAAAAGcgacagtgaaaaaaaaatttgtgTGAAAACTAACATTGGAAATGTTTACAGGATTCTGGCTTTGAAGTGGTCTACTTACACTCTGGAGAACTTTACATGGTGCTTGCAGCCTGTGCCcctgtgttttctgaaaaagaTGGAAGGCATCATGTTAGGAGATCTCTGGAGGAACCAGATGTTTTTGACCTGTGGGGGTTTGATGATATTCCTGTTGAACCATTTGATCCTGAAAGGGAACAAACGGCGACAACAACGCAGATGACAACAACTGGAAGCTCAGATACAGATACCACTATagctgaagaaaatgttgatGGAGATTTTTCTGAGTTGTGGGGCTTTGAGGAAATTCCAGAAGAACCATACATTGGAATAGATATGACAGACGGTCCGacgactgcagcccccacgactgaAACGCAGACAACTGCAGCCCCGACAACTTCAGCTCCCACTACTGCAGCTCCGACTGCAGCCCCCACAACTTCAGCCCcgaccacagctgcccccacgactgcggcaCCCActactgcagcccccacgactgcggctccaaccactgcagcccccacgactgcggccccgaccactgcagctccaacgactgcggccccgaccactgcagctccaacgactgcggccccaACCACAGCAGCCCCCACGACTGTGGCCCCAACTacggcagctccaacgactgcggccccaactacagctgcccccacgactgcggctccaaccacggctgcccccacgactgcggctcctTCAACCGCAGCTCCCACGACCGCAGCCCCGaccactgctgcccccacgaccgcagcccccaccactgcggccccaacaacggcagctccaacgactgcggctccgaccacagctgcccccacgactgcggctcctTCAACCACAGCTCCCACGACCGCAGCCCCGaccactgctgcccccacgaccgcagcccccaccactgcggccccaacgactgcagcccccacgactgcatctccaaccacagctgcccccacgactgccCCTCCCACTACTGTGGccccaaccacagctgcccctacgactgctgcccccacgactgcggccccGACCACTGCAGCGCCCACGACTGCGGCCCCGACCACTGCAGCCCCCACAACTGTGGCCCCAACTacggcagctccaacgactgcggctccaaccacagctgcccccacgactgcggctcctTCAACCGCAGCTCCCACGACCGCAGCCCCGACTGTGGCTCCAACGACCGCGGCACCGACCACTGCAGCCCCCACCACTGCGGCTCCCACTACTGCAGtcccaaccacagctgcccccacgactgcggcccccacgactgcggctccaaccacagctgcccccacgactgcaggtccaacgactgcggctccaaccacagctgcccccacgactgcagctccaacgactgcggctccaaccacagctgcccccacgactgcagctccaacgactgcggctccaaccacagctgcccccacgaccgcagcccccaccactgcggccccaacaacggcagctccaacgactgcggctccaaccacagctgcccccacgactgcggctccaaccactgctgcccccacgactgcggctcctTCAACCGCAGCTCCCACGACCGCAGCCCCGaccactgctgcccccacgaccgcagcccccaccactgcggccccaacaacggcagctccaacgactgcggctcctaccacagctgcccccacgactgcagcccccacgactgcggctccaaccactgcagcccccacgactgcggctccgACCACTGCGGCCCCGACcactgcagctccaacgactgcggccccgaccactgcagctccaacgactgcggctccaaccactgcagctccaacgactgcggctccgACCACagcagcccccacgactgcggctccaaccacagcagCCCCAACAACggcagctccaaccacagctgcccccacgactgcggctcctTCAACCGCAGCTCCCACGACCGCAGCCCCGaccactgctgcccccacgaccgcagcccccaccactgcggccccaacgactgcagcccccacgactgcatctccaaccacagctgcccccacgactgccCCTCCCACTACTGTGGccccaaccacagctgcccctaCGACTGCTGCCCCTACAACCGCGGCCCCCACTGCAGCGCCCACGACTGCGGCCCCGACCACTGCAGCCCCCACAACTGTGGCCCCAACTacggcagctccaacgactgcggctccaaccacagctgcccccacgactgcggctccgACCACagcagcccccacgactgcggctccgaccactgcagcccccacgactgcggctccgaccacagctgcccccacgactgcagctctaacgactgcggctccaaccactgcagcccccacgactgcagctcccactactGTTGCCCCAACCACGTCAGCCCCCACCACGGCGGCcccaaccacagcagctccaacgactgcggctccaaccacagctgcccccacgactgcggctcctACAACTGCCGCTCCTACAACTGCTGCCTTAACGACTGCGGCCCCGactacagctgcccccacgactgcggctcctACAACTGCGGCTCCTACAACCGCGGCCCCAACGACTGCAGCCCCAACGACTGcatctccaaccacagctgcccccacgactgcagctcccactactGTTGCCCTAACCAATTCAGCCCCCACCACTGCGGCCCAAACCacggcagctccaacgactgcagctccaaccacagctgcccccacgaccgcgGCTCCTACAACTGCCGCTCCTACAACcgctgcccccacgactgcagctccaacgacagctgcccccacgactgcagctcccacgaccgcagccccgaccactgcagctcccacgaccgcagccccgaccactgctgcccccacgaccgcagccccgaccactgctgcccccacgaccgcaGCCCCGACCACTGCGGCCCCCACGACCGCAGCCCCGACCACTGCGGCCCCAACGACCGCAGCCCCGACCACTGCGGCCCCAACAACGGCAGCTtcaacgactgcggctccaaccacagctgccgccacgactgcagctccaacgactgcggctccaaccacagctgcccccacgactgctgcTCCTACAACCgctgcccccacgaccgcggccccgaccactgcggccccaactacggcagctccaacgactgcgactccaaccacagctgcccccacgactgtGGCTCCCACTACTGTTGCCCCAACCACGTCAGCCCCGACCACTGCGGCCCCAACcactgcagctccaacgactgcggctccaaccacagctgcccccacgaccgcagcccccaccactgcggccccaacaacggcagctccaacgactgcggctccaaccacagctgcccccacgactgcggctccaaccactgctgcccccacgactgcggctcctTCAACCGCAGCTCCCACGACCGAAGCCCCGaccactgctgcccccacgaccgcagccccgaccactgcggccccaacaacggcagctccaacgactgcggctccaaccacagctgcccccacgactgcagcccccacgactgcggctccaaccactgcagcccccacgactgcggctccgaccactgcagcccccacgactgcggccccgaccactgcagctccaacgactgcggccccgaccactgcagctccaacgactgcggccccgaccactgcagctccaacgactgcggccccgaccacagctgcccccacgactgcggctcctTCAACCGCAGCTCCCACGACCGCAGCCCCGACCACTGCTGCACCCACGACCGCAGCCCCCACCACTGCGGCCCCAAtgactgcagcccccacgactgcatctccaaccacagctgcccccacgactgccCCTCCCACTACTGTGGccccaaccacagctgcccctaCGACTGCTGCCCCTACAACCGCGGCCCCCACTGCAGCGCCCACGACTGCGGCCCCGACCACTGCAGCCCCCACAACTGTGGCCCCAACTacggcagctccaacgactgcggctccaaccacagctgcccccacgactgcagcccccacgactgcggctccgaccactgcagcccccacgactgcggctccgaccactgcagcccccacgactgcggctccgaccactgcagcccccacgactgcggctccgaccacagctgcccccacgactgcagctctaacgactgcggctccaaccactgcagcccccacgactgcagctcccactactGTTGCCCCAACCACGTCAGCCCCCACCACGGCGGCcccaaccacagcagctccaacgactgcggctccaaccacagctgcccccacgaccgcgGCTCCTACAACTGCCGCTCCTACAACTGCTGCCTTAACGACTGCGGCCCCGactacagctgcccccacgactgcggctcctACAACTGCGGCTCCTACAACCGCGGCCCCAACGACTGCAGCCCCAACGACTGcatctccaaccacagctgcccccacgactgcagctcccactactGTTGCCCTAACCACGTCAGCCCCCACCACTGCGGCCCAAACCacggcagctccaacgactgcagctccaaccacagctgcccccacgaccgcgGCTCCTACAACTGCCGCTCCTACAACcgctgcccccacgactgcagctccaaccacagctgcccccacgactgcagctcccacgaccgcagccccgaccactgcagctcccacgaccgcagccccgaccactgcagctcccacgaccgcagccccgaccactgctgcccccacgaccgcaGCCCCGACCACTGCGGCCCCCACGACCGCAGCCCCGACCACTGCGGCCCCAACAACGGCAGCTtcaacgactgcggctccaaccacagctgccgccacgactgcagctccaacgactgcggctccaaccacagctgcccccacgactgctgcTCCTACAACCgctgcccccacgaccgcggccccgaccactgcggccccaactacggcagctccaacgactgcgactccaaccacagctgcccccacgactgtGGCTCCCACTACTGTTGCCCCAACCACGTCAGCCCCGACCACTGCGGCCCCAACcactgcagctccaacgactgcggctccaaccacagctgcccccacgaccgcagcccccaccactgcggccccaacaacggcagctccaacgactgcggctccaaccacagctgcccccacgactgcggctccaaccactgctgcccccacgactgcggctcctTCAACCGCAGCTCCCACGACCGCAGCCCCGaccactgctgcccccacgaccgcagccccgaccactgcggccccaacaacggcagctccaacgactgcggctccaaccacagctgcccccacgactgcagcccccacgactgcggctccaaccactgcagcccccacgactgcggccccgaccactgcagctccaacgactgcggccccgaccactgcagctccaacgactgcggccccgaccactgcagctccaacgactgcggccccgaccactgcagctccaacgactgcggccccgaccactgcagctccaacgactgcggccccgaccactgcagctccaacgactgcggctccaaccacagcagcccccacgactgcggctccaaccactgctgcccccacgaccgcagccccgaccactgcggccccaacaacggcagctccaacgactgcggctccaaccacagctgcccccacgactgcggctcctTCAACCGCAGCTCCCACGACCGCAGCCCCGACCACTGCTGCCCcaacgactgctgcccccacgactgccCCTCCCACTACTGTGGccccaaccacagctgcccctaCGACTGCTGCCCCTACAACCGCggcccccacgactgcggccccGACCACTGCAGAGCCCACGACTGCAGCCCCCACAACTGTGGCCCCAACTacggcagctccaacgactgcagctccaacgactgcggctccaaccactgcagcccccacgactgcggctccaaccactgcagcccccacgactgcggctccgaccactgcagcccccacgactgcggctccgaccacagctgcccccacgactgcagctctaacgactgcggctccaaccactgcagcccccacgactgcagctcccactactGTTGCCCCAACCACGTCAGCCCCCACCACGGCGGCcccaaccacagcagctccaaccacaggtgcccccacgactgcagctccaacgactgcggctccaaccacagctgcccccacgactgcggctcctACAACTGCGGCTCCTACAACCGCGGCCccaacgactgcggccccaacgactgcatctccaaccacagctgcccccacgatTGCAGCTCCCACTACTGTTGCCCCAACCACGTCAGCCCCCACCACTGCGGCCCAAACCacggcagctccaacgactgcagctccaaccacagctgcccccacgaccgcgGCTCCTACAACTGCCGCTCCTACAACcgctgcccccacgactgcagctccaaccacagctgccccgaccACTGCAGCTCCCACGACCGCAGCCCTGACCACTGCAGCTCCCACGACCGCAGCCCCGACCACTGCAGCTCCCACGACCGCAGCCCCGACCACTGCAGCTCCCACGACCGCAGCCCCGACCACTGCAGCTCCCACGACCGCAGCCCCGACCACTGCTGCCgccacgactgcagctccaacgactgcggctccaaccacagctgcccccacgaccgcggccccgaccactgcggccccaactacggcagctccaacgactgcgactccaaccacagctgcccccacgactgtGGCTCCCACTACTGTTGCCCCGAccactgcggctccaaccacggcagctccaacgactgcggctccaaccacagctgcccccacgactgcagcccccacgactgcagcccccacgactgcggctccaaccactgcagcccccacgactgcggctccaaccacagctgctcccacGACTGTGGCTCCTACAACTGCAtcccccacgactgcggcccccacgactgctgcccccacgactgcatctccaaccacagctgcccccacgactgcggctccaaccacagctgcccccacgactgcggctccaaccacagctgcccccacgactgcggctccaaccacagctgcccccacgactgcggctcctACAACTGCCGCTCCTACAACCGCTGCCCCGACCACTGCAGCCCCTACAACTGGAGCTCCAacgactgcagcccccacgactgcatctccaaccacagctgcccccacgactgccCCTCCCACTACTGTGGCCCCAACCACTGCTGCCCCTACGACTGCTGCCCCTACGACTGCggcccccacgactgcggccccGACCACTGCAGCGCCCACGACTGCGGCCCCGACCACTGCAGCGCCCACAACTGTGGCCCCAACCACGGCGGCcccaaccacagcagctccaacaactgcagctccaaccacagctgcccccacgaccgcgGCTCCTACAACTGCCGCTCCTACAACTCCCGCCccaacgactgcggccccgactacagctgcccccacgactgcagctccaacgactgcggctccaaccacagctgcccccacgactgcagcccccacgactgcagccCCAACTacggcagctccaacgactgcggctccaaccacagctgcccccacgactgcggctcctTCAACTGCTGCTCCTACAACcgcagcccccacgactgcagcccccacgactgcggctctTACAACTGCCGCTCCTACAACCGCAGCTCCCACGACCGCAGCCCCGaccactgctgcccccacgaccgcagccccgaccactgcggccccaacgactgcggctccaaccacagctgcccccacgactgcggctccaaccactgCGGCTCCAAgcactgcagcccccacgactgcggctccaaccactgcggccccgaccactgcagctccaacgactgcggccccaactacggcagctccaacgactgcggctccaaccacagctgcccccacgactgcatctccaaccacagctgcccccacgactgcatctccaaccacagctgcccccacgaccgcgGCTCCTACAACTGCCGCTCCTACAACcgctgcccccacgactgcagctccaaccacagctgcccccacgaccgcaGCCCCGACCACTGCGGCCCCCACGACCGCAGCACCGACCACTGCGGCCCCCACGACCGCAGCCCCGACCACTGCGGCCCCAACAacggcagctccaacgactgcggctccaaccacagctgccgccacgactgcagctccaacgactgcggctccaaccacagctgcccccacgactgctgcTCCTACAACCgctgcccccacgaccgcgGCCCCGACCACTGCGGCCcccaccacagctgcccccacgactgcagctcccactactGTTGCCCCAACCACGTCAGCCCCCACCACTGCGGCCCCAACCacggcagctccaacgactgcagctccaaccacagctgcccccacgaccgcgGCTCCTACAACTGCCGCTCCTACAACcgctgcccccacgactgcagctccaaccacagctgcccccacgactgctgcTCCTACAACCGCTGCCCCGACCACTGCGGCCCCAACTacggcagctccaacgactgtggctccaaccacagctgcccccacgactgtGGCTCCCACTACTGTTGCCCCAACCACGTCAGCCCCCACCACTGCGGCCCCAACCACGTCAGCCCCCACCACTGCGGCcccaaccacagcagctccaacgactgcagcccccacgactgcagctccaaccacagctgcccccacgactgcggtTCCTACAACTGCCGCTCCTACTACCGCTGCCccaacgactgcggctccatCCACTGCAGCgcccacgactgcggctccgACCACggctgcccccacgactgcggctccaaccacggctgcccccacgactgcggctccaaccacagctgcccccacgactgcggctcctACAACTGCTGCTCCTACAACCGCTGCCCCGACCACTGCAGCCCCTACAACTGGAGCTCCAacgactgcagcccccacgactgcatctccaaccacagctgcccccacgactgccCCTCCCACTACTGTGGccccaaccacagctgcccctaCGACTGCTGCCCCTACAACTGCGGCCCCAACCACTGCAGCCCCCACAACTGCGGCCCCAACTacggcagctccaacgactgcggctccaaccacagctgcccccacgactgcggctcctTCAACTGCTGCTCCTACAACcgctgcccccacgactgcagcccccacgactgcggctcctACAACTGCCGCTCCTACAACCGCAGCTCCCACGACCGCAGCCCCGaccactgctgcccccacgaccgcagccccgaccactgctgcccccacgaccgcagcccccaccactgcggccccaaccacggcagctccaacgactgcggctccaaccacagctgcccccacgactgcagcccccacgactgcggctccaaccactgcagcccccacgactgcggctccaaccacagctgcccccacgactgcggctccaaccatagctgcccccacgactgtGGCTCCTACAACTGCGGCCCCAacgactgcagcccccacgactgcggctccaaccacagctgcccccacgactgcggctccaaccacagctgcccccacgactgtGGCTCCTACAACTGCGGCCCCAacgactgcagcccccacgactgcatctccaaccacagctgcccccacgactgcagctcccactactGTTGCCCCAACCACGTCAGCCCCCACCACGGCGGCcccaaccacagcagctccaacaactgcagctccaaccacagctgcccccacgaccgcgGCTCCTACAACTGCCGCTCctacaactgctgccccaacgactgcggccccgactacagctgcccccacgactgcagctcccactactGTTGCCCCAACCACGTCAGCCCCCACCACGGCGGccccaaccacagctgcccccacgaccgcgGCTCCTACAACTTCCGCTCctacaactgctgccccaacgactgcggccccgactacagctgcccccacgactgcagctccaacgactgtggctccaaccacagctgcccccacgactgcagctccaacgactgcggctccaaccacagctgcccccacgactgcagctcctACAACTGCTGCTCCTACAACCGCGGCCCCAacgactgcagcccccacgactgcatctccaaccacagctgcccccacgactgcagctcccactactGTTGCCCCAACCACGTCAGCCCCCACCACTGCGGCCCCAACCacggcagctccaacgactgcagctccaaccacagctgcccccacgaccgcgGCTC is part of the Acanthopagrus latus isolate v.2019 chromosome 9, fAcaLat1.1, whole genome shotgun sequence genome and encodes:
- the LOC119025944 gene encoding hornerin-like, yielding MASALMAWVWLGLMLAQLNKTGSHSSNDCSPHDWISNHCGPNYGSSNDCGSNHSCPHNCGSYNCGSYNCCSYNRCPNDCSPHNCISNHSCPHDCSSHYCCPNHLPPRPRLLQPLPQRLELQQLCPHDFSPHDCGPDHCSPHDCGPNYGSSNHSCSYNRCPNDCSPHNCISNHSCPHDCSSHYCCPNHVSPHHCGPNHGSANDCSPHDCISNHSCPHNCSPNYGSCNDCGSNHCCPHDCGSYNCCSYNRCPNDCSPHDSAPTTAAPTTVAPTTPHDCGPNYGSSNHSCSYKRCPNDCSPHNCISNHSCPHDCSSHYCCSNHVSPHHCGPNHGSANDCSPHDCISNHSCPHNCGPNYGSCNDCGSNHCCPHDCGSYNCCSYNRCPNDCSPHDYNCSPDNFSSHYCSSDCSPHNFSPDHSCPHDCGTHYCSPHDCGSNHCSPHDCGPDHCSSNDCGPDHCSSNDCGPNHSSPHDCGPNYGSSNDCGPNYSCPHDCGSNHGCPHDCGSFNRSSHDRSPDHCCPHDRSPHHCGPNNGSSNDCGSDHSCPHDCGSFNHSSHDRSPDHCCPHDRSPHHCGPNDCSPHDCISNHSCPHDCPSHYCGPNHSCPYDCCPHDCGPDHCSAHDCGPDHCSPHNCGPNYGSSNDCGSNHSCPHDCGSFNRSSHDRSPDCGSNDRGTDHCSPHHCGSHYCSPNHSCPHDCGPHDCGSNHSCPHDCSSHDRSPDHCCPHDRSPHHCGPNNGSSNDCGSYHSCPHDCSPHDCGSNHCSPHDCGSDHCGPDHCSSNDCGPDHCSSNDCGSNHCSSNDCGSDHSSPHDCGSNHSSPNNGSSNHSCPHDCGSFNRSSHDRSPDHCCPHDRSPHHCGPNDCSPHDCISNHSCPHDCPSHYCGPNHSCPYDCCPYNRGPHCSAHDCGPDHCSAHDCGPDHCSPHNCGPNYGSSNDCGSNHSCPHDCSPHDCGSDHCSPHDCGSDHCSPHDCGSDHCSPHDCGSDHSCPHDCSSNDCGSNHCSPHDCSSHYCCPNHVSPHHGGPNHSSSNDCGSNHSCPHDRGSYNCRSYNCCLNDCGPDYSCPHDCGSYNCGSYNRGPNDCSPNDCISNHSCPHDCSSHYCCPNHVSPHHCGPNHGSSNDCSSNHSCPHDRGSYNCRSYNRCPHDCSSNHSCPHDCSSHDRSPDHCSSHDRSPDHCSSHDRSPDHCCPHDRSPDHCGPHDRSPDHCGPNNGSFNDCGSNHSCRHDCSSNDCGSNHSCPHDCCSYNRCPHDRGPDHCGPNYGSSNDCDSNHSCPHDCGSHYCCPNHVSPDHCGPNHCSSNDCGSNHSCPHDRSPHHCGPNNGSSNDCGSNHSCPHDCGSNHCCPHDCGSFNRSSHDRSPDHCCPHDRSPDHCGPNNGSSNDCGSNHSCPHDCGSFNRSSHDRSPDHCCPNDCCPHDCPSHYCGPNHSCPYDCCPYNRGPHDCGPDHCRAHDCSPHNCGPNYGSSNDCSSNDCGSNHCSPHDCGSNHCSPHDCGSDHCSPHDCGSDHSCPHDCSSNDCGSNHCSPHDCSSHYCCPNHVSPHHGGPNHSSSNHRCPHDCSSNDCGSNHSCPHDCGSYNCGSYNRGPNDCGPNDCISNHSCPHDCSSHYCCPNHVSPHHCGPNHGSSNDCSSNHSCPHDRGSYNCCPHDCISNHSCPHDCISNHSCPHDRGSYNCRSYNRCPHDCSSNHSCPHDRSPDHCGPHDRSTDHCGPHDRSPDHCGPNNGSSNDCGSNHSCRHDCSSNDCGSNHSCPHDCCSYNRCPHDRGPDHCGPHHSCPHDCSSHYCCPNHVSPHHCGPNHGSSNDCSSNHSCPHDRGSYNCRSYNRCPHDCSSNHSCPHDCCSYNRCPDHCGPNYGSSNDCGSNHSCPHDCGSHYCCPNHVSPHHCGPNHVSPHHCGPNHSSSNDCSPHDCSSNHSCPHDCGSYNCRSYYRCPNDCGSIHCSAHDCGSDHGCPHDCGSNHGCPHDCGSNHSCPHDCGSYNCCSYNRCPDHCSPYNWSSNDCSPHDCISNHSCPHDCPSHYCGPNHSCPYDCCPYNCGPNHCSPHNCGPNYGSSNDCGSNHSCPHDCGSFNCCSYNRCPHDCSPHDCGSYNCRSYNRSSHDRSPDHCCPHDRSPDHCCPHDRSPHHCGPNHGSSNDCGSNHSCPHDCSPHDCGSNHCSPHDCGSNHSCPHDCGSNHSCPHDCGSYNCGPNDCSPHDCGSNHSCPHDCGSNHSCPHDCCSYNRGPNDCSPHDCISNHSCPHDCSSHYCCPNHVSPHHCGPNHGSSNDCSSNHSCPHDRGSYNCRSYNRCPHDCSSNHSCPHDCSSHDRSPHDRSPDHCCPHDRSPDHCGPNNGSSNDCGSNHSCRHDCSSNDCGSNHSCPHDCCSYNRCPDHCGPNYGSSNDCGSNHSCPHDCGSHYCCPNHVSPHHCGPNHVSPHHCGPNHVSPHHCGPNHSSSNDLLEKEHPAKLTISRSHDCYSNYSSSHGSGSDNSGANDLGSNNCSPYDCSANQDRGSGHSGPHDCISMSPRCAEWIDPLLGGLNAEWTGPLLGSYYCVQVC